Proteins encoded by one window of Conger conger chromosome 1, fConCon1.1, whole genome shotgun sequence:
- the LOC133124298 gene encoding human immunodeficiency virus type I enhancer-binding protein 2 homolog: MDTQCWAGQLQSHKSDDLFQGCSRGRRAVFSCRKSPNFPISKSSQSGKEQLEDTNKKEQRPKKPGKYVCHYCGRACAKPSVLKKHIRSHTGERPYPCVPCGFSFKTKSNLYKHRKSHAHTIKAGLVPFSELASTHASTDQTSPLGEREEHSDGEQSTDTDEDTGEVLTFVGKRSPLPNMPLEAVRSTTGKDVSERAEFGEERARDGANVPLLIIPKQGILVPGVQCPKLTLIQASPVSSQGAGEECHTVKQRLALRLHEKKGQDSSSESSFNLLSPHSKGSTDSGYFSRSESAEQQVSPPITNAKSYEEIMFGKYYRPSPRPRQSITVSMATAVHKDTNAAEMTGKLGVMQKLDMGDISDDHISHHYTNDKNIDSANLHANIFVRGNLIGTQRIEVNTVLLKEPSDTGSLIRSNSMPTSSTANLDIPPGLQGSHSFDERMKDEVFHPGSGGQRRLRRQAAFELSTYEGHAESDTQGTIFKTSVLLSDATKLEEHSPFVPELKAYNSYSTKIGMEGHPEFKLQLMHQRQAMESATRKRRKEKSVGDEDDSPSHRSSDYSSSIEMLGSSGDYDSKLLNQDPLRATLTRKGHLQSVYNQLDSIDIGTRMSLEDRLFVQDPDRKDTGNVISVIQHTNSLSRPSSFEKSDSVDYLRYQQCKPSNSYCEQSDSKNTEEVQSIGSILWSESMEQQQSDSKTVHTPHRLVRQSNIQVPEIRVTEEPNKPQNSPDVHAKEPEKHVEEFQWPQRSETLSQLPTEKLPPKKKRLRLAEIEHSSGESSFESTCNSLSRSPSQESNLSHTSSLSVSLDREESIKSVFPLKLDDLGKQSEFLTVPGLTHERVMRRSSSEQVPCTLPTEILEIQSKSFDYGSLSSSSRQGEIYTCASSKTEQRLGFLVRQAALSVHHENTVQDKDLDPKQEQSEQMLISLHQTHPDWSAPLTLLGTDCNVVVGDVRRHKINIQPVLSLHTHPLHLSNNEDNQSEGNLLVQKLSYSPGAQPSGTDQSTHETSSREVAWYSSLHSSIEQPQFLPFQPSIFWRQESTHRHKQHTPLHTQQLQEQEIKHSGLQQSHQKSFHSALLPQILEQVDSKTVSFGSGQRYLYTPETSPYQLSDQSRAFSMSPLLAPLSQPSLPGTVVPVRVQTDVPSFGSMMYTSVSQMLVTLVQGGMGSSMVMCNVSDVFQNALNKPGISLSRILAEPEGPSHSEPMPVLINTGIPLSLTCGTISTTDAMSMGGNKRMSPASSLEFFTEIKQQKRVKEERMYGQIVEEMSAVELSNSGAANDCVESQKPCPQKDDMSKLSSLYTKEACRSRSIAPPRPMLLDSTEGRESPEKLEVDEQTCEEGQASTLSTNIAEEVIPVNNDKTPETMQVERPASEGTAAVGGSVLLTNIQQASQFMSLRTSTSVSWCFLNYTKPNAQTTSLSSVYASWSVSSYNPNPPSLSTKVALALLCSRQKKNMEIYTMAAMHQPGMGKLVSSYLCKQESVQGKPEFMQLDIIKVEKKTRGISCRERVKEDHREKEVSQKRNGPTRIKIFEGGYKSNEDYIYVRGRGRGKYICEECGIRCKKPSMLKKHIRSHSDVRPYICKLCNFAFKTKGNLTKHMKSKAHMKKCLELGVPVTSVEDAEVEEPENADYDQKDSGNTGMSGIVAEHQFSDADDSEGADDDGDEIEEDDDDEDEYEGDSTPRTRSRSASPYPNTIASLPTSQDPDTEYPGSAPKPPLFSYFLTLPSVQITQLAGNSCISDVQVHLQPALSNKEHGKNLDMQSSIENESGSTSFNTPPSQIVSPGYGSCPTRESSPTSQRYLSLKRDQSPQGGLSPRCEPPPLRHIAPKKRDLSPFVHLSPVPSGRPLSPGRDITSRQELSPRSCLKGMIRTVSPRQGTHHHNTPWDLGQYLLPEAGQVSQEKKKSAMQGVEVTGNQDSPAVSQQGLFSHLPLHSQQQVRMPLPMIPIGGIQVVHSATGPVQHRRLPLRKCQLEDSTHIPEAGANAEVTDGSPRSQEKLFSSLAAPAAACSTCGSPQEEGIDMGEDSRQEENIQTCTRAIATLKIASEEALENATETVDLHHPPLDHCNQNPSEAMQIQIQNISGTE, encoded by the exons ATGGACACACAATGCTGGGCTGGCCAGCTGCAGTCACACAAATCAGATGATTTGTTCCAGGGGTGCTCCCGAGGTCGCAGGGCAGTGTTCTCCTGCAGGAAGTCCCCCAATTTCCCAATCAGCAAGTCCTCCCAGTCTGGAAAAGAACAGCTGGAGGACACAAACAAGAAAGAGCAAAGGCCCAAAAAGCCTGGGAAGTACGTCTGTCATTACTGTGGGAGGGCATGTGCTAAACCCAGCGTGCTTAAAAAGCACATTCGGTCACATACCGGTGAGCGCCCTTACCCATGTGTTCCTTGTggcttttcttttaaaactaaGAGCAATctatacaaacacagaaaatctcATGCCCATACTATCAAAGCAGGGTTGGTACCATTTTCTGAATTAGCATCCACACATGCCAGCACAGATCAGACATCCCCActgggagaaagggaggagcaTTCAGATGGAGAGCAGAGCACAGATACTGATGAAGACACAGGTGAAGTGTTGACATTTGTTGGGAAAAGGAGCCCCCTGCCCAATATGCCCCTTGAAGCTGTCAGAAGCACAACAGGGAAAGATGTCAGTGAGAGGGCAGAGTTTGGTGAAGAGAGAGCCAGGGACGGAGCAAATGTGCCTCTATTAATCATCCCAAAACAGGGGATTCTGGTGCCAGGTGTGCAGTGTCCCAAGCTGACTTTAATTCAGGCATCTCCAGTCAGTTCCCAAGGAGCTGGAGAGGAATGCCATACTGTCAAACAGCGGCTTGCTCTCAGACTACATGAAAAGAAAGGGCAGGACTCATCCTCAGAATCATCCTTCAACCTCCTGAGCCCCCACAGCAAAGGCAGCACAGACTCTGGTTACTTTTCCCGCTCTGAAAGTGCTGAGCAGCAAGTCAGTCCGCCAATCACAAATGCAAAATCCTATGAGGAAATCATGTTTGGAAAGTATTACAGACCTAGCCCCAGGCCTAGGCAGTCCATTACAGTGAGCATGGCAACAGCAGTCCACAAAGACACTAATGCAGCTGAAATGACTGGAAAACTAGGCGTCATGCAGAAACTAGACATGGGTGATATTTCTGATGATCACATATCCCACCATTacacaaatgacaaaaacatagaCTCTGCAAACCTACATGCTAACATATTTGTAAGAGGAAACCTTATAGGGACACAAAGGATAGAAGTCAACACTGTTCTCCTCAAGGAACCCTCTGATACAGGGTCACTAATAAGGAGCAACTCAATGCCAACGTCCTCCACAGCTAATCTTGACATTCCACCAGGTTTGCAAGGGAGTCACTCCTTTGATGAGAGGATGAAGGATGAAGTTTTTCATCCAGGTTCTGGAGGTCAGAGGAGGCTGAGAAGACAAGCTGCTTTCGAACTCTCCACCTATGAAGGGCATGCAGAATCTGACACTCAGGGAACCATCTTCAAAACCAGTGTTCTTCTATCTGATGCAACAAAACTAGAGGAACATAGTCCTTTTGTGCCAGAATTGAAAGCCTATAATTCATACAGCACTAAAATCGGAATGGAGGGTCACCCTGAATTTAAGCTACAGCTGATGCATCAAAGACAGGCTatggaaagtgccaccagaaaaCGCAGGAAGGAAAAGAGCGTTGGGGATGAGGATGACAGCCCCAGTCATCGCAGCAGTGACTACAGCAGCTCAATTGAAATGCTGGGATCCTCCGGGGACTATGATTCAAAGCTACTGAATCAAGACCCATTAAGGGCTACACTTACCAGGAAAGGACACCTCCAAAGTGTATACAACCAACTAGACAGTATTGACATTGGCACCAGAATGTCTTTGGAAGACAGGCTGTTCGTTCAAGATCCTGACCGAAAGGACACAGGTAACGTCATCTCTGTTATCCAGCACACGAACTCTTTGAGCAGGCCTAGCTCTTTTGAGAAGTCAGATTCTGTTGACTATTTAAGATACCAGCAATGTAAGCCATCTAATTCCTATTGTGAGCAATCTGACtcaaaaaacacagaagaagTGCAGAGCATCGGTTCAATTTTATGGTCTGAAAGCATGGAGCAGCAGCAAAGTGATAGCAAAACGgttcacactccacacagactggTCCGTCAATCCAACATCCAAGTACCAGAAATCAGAGTGACTGAGGAGCCTAACAAACCACAAAACAGCCCAGACGTACATGCTAAAGAGCCTGAAAAGCATGTGGAGGAGTTCCAGTGGCCACAGAGAAGTGAGACACTCTCTCAGCTTCCCACAGAGAAGCTGCCCCCGAAAAAGAAGCGTCTACGGCTGGCTGAAATTGAGCACTCCTCTGGGGAATCTAGTTTTGAGTCAACCTGCAACAGCCTCTCCAGGAGCCCCAGCCAAGAGAGTAATCTATCTCACACTTCAAGCCTCTCTGTGTCATTGGACAGGGAAGAAAGCATAAAGTCAGTTTTCCCACTGAAGCTGGATGACCTTGGCAAGCAATCTGAGTTCCTAACTGTGCCAGGACTGACTCATGAGAGAGTGATGAGGCGCTCCTCCTCAGAGCAAGTGCCTTGCACTTTGCCGACAGAGATCCTAGAGATCCAGAGCAAGTCATTTGACTATGGAAGTCTTTCGTCCTCATCTAGGCAGGGTGAAATATATACATGTGCTTCATCTAAGACGGAGCAGAGACTGGGATTCCTGGTAAGACAGGCAGCCTTGAGTGTACACCATGAAAATACTGTGCAAGATAAAGACTTGGATCCTAAGCAAGAGCAATCTGAACAAATGCTCATTAGTCTACATCAAACACATCCTGATTGGAGTGCTCCCTTGACTTTGCTTGGTACAGATTGTAATGTAGTGGTCGGTGATGTAAGAAGACACAAGATAAACATTCAGCCAGTCCTCAGTTTACATACCCACCCATTGCATCTTAGCAACAACGAGGACAACCAATCAGAGGGTAATTTGTTAGTCCAAAAATTGTCATACTCCCCTGGTGCACAGCCGTCTGGAACAGACCAGTCAACACATGAAACCTCCAGCAGAGAGGTAGCATGGTACTCTTCCCTTCACAGCAGCATTGAACAACCACAGTTCTTGCCATTTCAGCCAAGTATCTTCTGGCGCCAAGAgtcgacacacagacacaagcagcatactcctctccacacacagcagCTGCAGGAACAGGAAATCAAGCATTCTGGCCTGCAGCAGTCCCACCAGAAATCTTTCCATTCAGCTCTGCTGCCTCAGATTCTGGAGCAAGTGGATTCCAAAACTGTCAGCTTTGGGTCTGGCCAGAGGTACCTGTACACCCCAGAAACCTCTCCCTACCAGCTTAGTGATCAATCAAGAGCATTCTCCATGAGTCCACTTCTGGCGCCACTGAGTCAGCCATCGCTGCCTGGCACAGTGGTCCCTGTTAGAGTTCAGACTGATGTACCATCCTTTGGTAGCATGATGTATACTAGTGTTTCACAGATGTTAGTCACACTTGTCCAGGGTGGAATGGGTTCCAGTATGGTCATGTGCAATGTATCAGATGTCTTTCAAAATGCACTCAACAAGCCTGGAATAAGTCTGTCTCGGATATTAGCTGAGCCCGAAGGGCCTTCACACTCAGAACCCATGCCAGTCCTGATTAACACAGGAATCCCTCTGTCTTTGACATGTGGAACTATCTCAACCACAGATGCCATGAGCATGGGGGGCAACAAGCGCATGTCACCTGCAAGCAGCTTGGAGTTCTTCACAGAGATCAAGCAGCAGAAAAGAGTGAAGGAGGAAAGAATGTACGGTCAGATTGTAGAGGAAATGAGTGCCGTGGAGCTTAGCAATTCTGGTGCTGCAAATGATTGTGTTGAGTCACAGAAACCATGCCCTCAAAAGGATGACATGTCAAAGTTATCTTCCCTTTATACTAAAGAGGCATGTAGGAGTCGTTCCATCGCACCGCCTCGGCCAATGCTTCTGGACAGTACTGAAGGTAGGGAGTCTCCAGAGAAGCTGGAGGTGGATGAACAAACCTGCGAAGAGGGTCAGGCCTCAACACTCTCCACAAATATTGCGGAAGAGGTCATCCCAGTGAATAATGACAAGACACCAGAGACAATGCAAGTGGAACGTCCTGCTAGTGAGGGCACTGCTGCTGTTGGGGGAAGTGTTTTGCTTACCAACATTCAACAGGCCTCCCAGTTCATGAGCCTTCGCACATCTACAAGTGTGAGCTGGTGCTTCCTGAATTACACCAAGCCGAACGCTCAGacaacctctctctcttctgtctaTGCCTCATGGTCTGTGAGCTCTTATAATCCAAATCCACCAAGTCTGAGCACTAAAGTAGCTCTAGCACTTTTGTGCTCCAGGCAGAAGAAGAACATGGAAATTTATACAATGGCTGCTATGCATCAACCTGGAATGGGGAAACTTGTGTCATCGTACTTATGTAAGCAAGAATCTGTTCAG GGGAAGCCAGAGTTTATGCAGTTGGACATCATTAAGGTTGAGAAGAAAACAAGAGGGATCAGTTGCCGGGAAAGAGTGAAGGAGgaccacagagagaaagaggtctCCCAAAAACGAAATGGGCCAACCCGCATCAAAATTTTTGAAGGAGG GTACAAATCAAATGAGGACTACATTTATGTGAGAGGCCGTGGCAGGGGGAAGTACATCTGTGAAGAGTGTGGGATCCGCTGTAAGAAACCCAGCATGCTGAAGAAGCACATCCGCTCCCACTCCGACGTCAGGCCATACATCTGCAAGTTATGCAATTTCGCTTTCAAGACTAAAG GGAACTTGACGAAGCACATGAAGTCCAAAGCCCACATGAAGAAGTGCTTGGAGCTCGGAGTGCCAGTGACATCTGTGGAGGATGCAGAGGTGGAAGAGCCTG AAAATGCAGACTATGACCAGAAGGACTCTGGGAACACAGGCATGTCGGGCATTGTGGCTGAACACCAGTTCTCAGATGCTGATGACTCAGAAGGGGCAGATGATGATGGGGACGAGATtgaggaggatgatgatgatgaggatgaatACGAGGGAGACTCCACCCCGAGGACCCGCTCCAGGAGTGCAAGCCCCTACCCCAACACAATTgcatctctccccacctcccaGGACCCTGATACCGAATACCCTGGCTCTGCCCCCAAGCCCCCTCTCTTTAGCTATTTCCTCACCCTCCCCAGCGTCCAGATCACACAGCTGGCAGGCAATTCCTGCATCTCTGATGTCCAGGTGCACCTCCAGCCTGCCCTTTCAAATAAAGAGCATGGGAAAAACCTGGATATGCAAAGCTCCATAGAGAACGAAAGTGGCTCCACCTCCTTCAacacccccccttcccaaatTGTGTCTCCAGGTTATGGCTCCTGCCCCACCAGAGAGTCTTCCCCCACCTCCCAAAGGTACCTGTCCCTAAAGAGGGACCAGTCACCACAAGGAGGCCTGTCACCCCGTTGCGAACCACCCCCACTGCGCCACATTGCACCCAAGAAGCGGGACCTCTCTCCATTCGTCCACCTCTCGCCAGTACCCTCTGGCAGGCCGCTGTCCCCTGGGAGGGACATCACCAGCAGGCAGGAACTGTCACCCAGGAGCTGCCTCAAGGGCATGATCCGGACTGTGTCCCCCAGACAGGGTACACACCACCACAACACTCCCTGGGATCTGGGGCAGTACCTGCTGCCTGAAGCAGGGCAAGTGAGCCAG GAAAAGAAGAAGAGTGCAATGCAGGGCGTGGAAGTGACAGGTAACCAGGATTCCCCAGCAGTGTCCCAACAGGGGCTGTTCAGCCATCTCCCCTTGCACTCCCAGCAGCAGGTGCGAATGCCCCTCCCCATGATTCCCATCGGTGGGATCCAGGTTGTCCACTCTGCCACCGGCCCCGTCCAGCACAGGCGGTTACCCCTGCGGAAGTGCCAGTTGGAGGACAGCACCCATATCCCAGAGGCCGGGGCCAATGCCGAGGTCACCGACGGATCACCAAGGTCACAGGAAAAGCTCTTTTCTTCCCTGGCAGCTCCCGCAGCAGCTTGCAGCACATGCGGCTCTCCCCAGGAGGAGGGGATTGACATGGGGGAGGACAGCAGGCAGGAGGAGAACATTCAGACATGCACCAGGGCCATCGCAACTTTGAAGATCGCTTCGGAGGAAGCGCTGGAGAACGCCACTGAGACTGTTGACCTTCATCATCCTCCTCTCGATCATTGTAATCAGAATCCCTCAGAGGCCATGCAAATCCAGATTCAAAACATTAGTGGCACAGAGTAA